In Streptomyces sp. NBC_01231, the sequence GCACAGGCGGCCGACGTCGCCCTCGTGGTTGGCGGGGCCCGTCCAGCCGATCACGGCCGGGATGTCGGCGCTGCGGCGGGCCGGGACCAGGGCGAGCCGGGGATCCTTGAGGTCGCCCTCGCCCGCGAGGAGGGAGTCCGCGACGTCCGCCGCCACGGTGTCCGGATCGGCCTCGGAAGAGGGTACGGAGGTGGGCGCAGAGCGGTCGGTCTCCTGACCGGGCCACTCGTCCGGCTCCGCCGCGCACTCGTTCCACAGGTCGACCAGCACCTCCTCGGGGTCGTGATCCCCCGGGTACGAGGTGTCTCCCGGCGCCAACTCCCACTCCTCCGGGCCGCCGTGGCCGTCGCCGACGTCGATGACGAGGGGCAGCAGACCGGTCATCCGTCGCGCCGGCTCCAGCGCGGCCCAACCGCCGGGCACGGCCCGCTCGTCCGCGCACCACAGCAACGGCTCGTGCCACGGGCCCTCGTCGGTCGTGTCGATCAGTCTCCCGGCGGGGAGTTCGAGCCCGAGGGACGCGCCGCGCGGGTCGTCCGCCAGCTTCGGCAGGGGATTGGGAAGTGTCGCCATGTCGGTGACTGTAGGGGCAGCCACTGACAACGGCGTCGAGGAGATCCTGGGCCGGTCAGCGCACCTGGTGCGAAAGGCCGACCGCACCAACACGCCGCGGCCCGCCCTCCCTTCGCGGGAGAGGACGGGCCGCGCGTGTCGCTACCGCTGTGTGGCTCAGAGCCGCTCCGGCGTCCTGATCCCCAGCAGTGCCATGCCCTGGTGCAGGGTGCGGGCCGTGAGGGCGCACAGGAACAGACGGTTCTCGACGTGGGCCGGGGTGTCGGCCTTGAGGACCGGGCACTTGTCGTAGAACGACGTGTACAGCGACGCCAGCTGGAACAGGTACGCGGCCAGTTTGTGCGGTGCGTACTCCGCGGCCGCCTCGAAGACCGTGTCGCCGAACGCGTCCAGGTGCAGACCCAACGCCCGCTCGGCCGACGCGAGTTCGAGCTCGGGGTGACCGACCGGCTTCGTGTCGCCCGCCTTGCGCAGGATCGACTGGATCCGGGCGTACGCGTACTGCAGGTACACGCTCGTGTCGCCGTTCAGCGACACCATCTGGTCGAGGTCGAACTTGTAGTCCCGGTTCGGCGACGTCGACAGGTCCGCGTACTTCACGGCACCGATGCCGACCTGCGCGGCCCGCTCCTGGATCTCGTCCTCCGTGAGGTCCTGCGCCTTCTCCCGTACGACCTCGGCGGCCCGCTGCACCGCCTCGTCCAGCAGGTCCTCGAGCCGTACGGTCTCGCCCTCACGCGTCTTGAACGGCTTGCCGTCCGCGCCGAGCACCGTGCCGTAGCCCATGTTGTGCGCGGCGACGTCGTCGCTCAGCCAGCCGGCCCGCCGGGCCGTCTCGAAGACCATCTTGAAGTGCAGGGACTGGCGCACGTCCACCACGTAGAGCAGCGTCGACGCGTGCAGGTCGAAGACCCGGTTGCGGATCGCGGAGAGGTCGGAGGCCGCGTAGCCGAAGCCGCCGTCCGCCTTCTGCACGATCAGCGGCACCGGCTGGTCGTCCTTGCCGCGGATCTCGTCGAAGAAGACGACGAGCGCGCCCTCGGAGCGCACGGCGACACCGGACTCCTCCAGCAGCCGCGCCGTCTGCGCCATCATGTCGTTGTACGCGGACTCCCCGACGATCTCCTCGTCGCGGATCTCCATGTCGAGCTTCTCGAAGACGGAGTAGAAGTAGACCTTCGACTCGTCCACGAACCGCTGCCACAGGTCCAGCGTCTCCTTGTCACCCGACTGAAGGTCGACGACCCTCTTGCGCGCCCGCTCCTTGAACTCCTCGTCGGAGTCGAAGACCACGCGCGACGCCTTGTACACCCGGTTCAGATTGCTCATCGCCTGATCGCCGTCGACGTCGGCCGCCGGGGCCAGCTCGCCGGGGTTCTCGATCAGGTACTGGATGAGCATGCCGAACTGGGTGCCCCAGTCGCCGATGTGGTGCCGGCCGATCGTCTTCTCGCCGGTGAAGTCGAGCATGCCGCGCAGGGCGTCGCCGATGACCGCCGACCGCAGGTGACCGACGTGCATCTCCTTCGCCACGTTCGGCTGGGCGTAGTCGATGACCGTGGTGCCCGCGTTCTCCTTCAGCGGCACACCGAGGCGCTCGCCGTCCGCGTACCGCGCGGCCAGGATCTCCGTGATCGCCCTGTCCGAGAGCGTGATGTTCAGGAAACCGGGGCCGGAGACCTCGATGTCCTTGATCAGGTCACCGGTGACCACCTCGGAGACGACCTCGGTCGCGAGCTCCCGCGGGTTCGCCTTCGCCTTCTTGGCGAGGGCCAGGATCCCGTTGGCCTGGAAATCAGCCCGGTCGCTTCGGCGCAGCAGCGGGTCGGCGGAACCGGCCTCCGGCAGGGCAGCCGAGAGAGCCGTCGCGAGGTGCTGCTGGACGGAATCGCTGAGGGACGTGACCGGGGCCATAGGAGTGGGTGCCGTTCTCCTCGTGGGAATAGGTGGGCCCGCCCAGTATCCCACGGGGCGTAAAGCGGTTTTCCTGGGCGCGAGGTGGTCTGGGAGAATGGAGCGTCGGCCGTGCGAACGTACCGGCTGCCCGTGTGAAACCTTCAGAAAAAGAGGACGTGCCGATCGTGGCTCAGAGCACCGAGACCACCGACTGGGTCTCCCGTTTCGCGGATGAGGTCATCGAGGAGTCGGAGCGTCGGGCCTCGGGCAAAGCGGCATCACCCGCTGCCGCTCCGGTGGTCGTCGTCGCCTCCGGGCTGTCCCCGTCCGGACCCATCCACCTGGGGAACCTGCGCGAGGTCATGACCCCGCATCTCGTCGCCGACGAGATCCGGCGGCGGGGCTACCAGGTACGCCACCTGATCTCGTGGGACGACTACGACCGGTACCGCAAGGTGCCCGCCGGAGTAGCCGGTGTCGACGAGTCCTGGGCCGAGCACATCGGCAAGCCGCTCACCTCCGTCCCGGCCCCCGAAGGCTCCGCCCACCCGAACTGGGCCGAGCACTTCAAGGCCGCGATGGTCGAGTCGCTCGCCGAACTGGGCGTCGAGTTCGACGGGATCAGCCAGACCGCGCAGTACACCTCCGGGGTCTACCGCGAGCAGATCCTGCACGCGATCAAGCACCGGGGCGACATCGACGCGATCCTCGACCAGTACCGCACCAAGAAGGCCCCCGCCAAGAAGCAGCAGCAGAAGCCGGTCGACGAGGCCGAACTCGAGGCCGCCGAGGGCTCGGGCGCGGCCGGTGAGGACGACGGCAGCTCGGGCTCCGCCGGGTACTTCCCGTACAAGCCGTACTGCGGCAACTGCGAGAAGGACCTCACCACCGTCACCTCGTACGACGACGACACCACCGAGCTGACGTACACCTGCGCCGCCTGCGGCTTCTCCGAGACGGTCCGGCTGAACGAGTTCAACCGCGGCAAGCTGGTCTGGAAGGTCGACTGGCCGATGCGGTGGGCCTACGAGGGCGTCGTCTTCGAGCCGTCCGGCGTCGACCACTCCTCCCCGGGGTCCTCCTTCCAGGTCGGCGGACAGATCGTCGGGATCTTCGGCGGCAAGCAGCCGATCGGGCCGATGTACGCCTTCGTGGGCATCTCCGGGATGGCCAAGATGTCGTCCTCCCGCGGCGGCGTGCCCACCCCCGCGGACGCGCTGAAGATCATGGAACCGCAGATCCTGCGCTGGCTGTACGCCCGCCGCCGGCCCAACCAGTCCTTCAAGATCGCCTTCGACCAGGAGATCCAGCGTCTCTACGACGAGTGGGACAAGCTGGACCTCAAGGTCGGGGGGGGCACCTCCCAGGCTTTCGGCTCTGGGGGAGGCTCGGCCCTCCCGGCGGACATCGCCGCGCACTCGCGTGCCGTGCGGACCGCCACCGGCGCGCTGCCGCACACCCCCCGGCCGATGCCGTACCGGACCCTCGCGTCCGTCGCCGACATCACCGCCGGCCACGAGGACCAGGCCCTGCGCATCCTCAGCGAACTCGACCCCGCCAACCCGCTCGCCTCGCTCGACGAGGTCCGGCCGCGCCTCGACAAGGCCGAGACGTGGACCAACACGCAGGTGCCCGCGGACCAGCGGACCATCGTGCGCGACGAGCCCGACCACGACCTGCTGAAGTCCCTCGACGAGGCGTCCCAGCAGTCGCTGCGGCTCCTGCTCGACGGGCTGGCCGATCACTGGTCCCTCGACGGCCTCAGCCACCTCGTGTACGGCGTGCCCAAGGTGCAGGCCGGGTTCCCGGCCGACGCCACCCCCAAGGAGCTGCCGCCGGAGATCAAGACCGCCCAGCGGTCGTTCTTCGCGCTGCTGTACCACCTGCTGGTCGGCCGGGACACGGGGCCGCGACTGCCCACGCTGCTGCTGGCGGTGGGTCAGGAGCGGGTGCGGGTCCTGCTCGGGGAGTAGGCCGCCTCGTGACGACGTAGGCCGCTTCGTTACGACGATGGGGGCGCCCGGTGTTCGCCGGGCGCCCCCATCGTCGTCCGTACGCGGTAGCCGCTTCGTCGCCTGAACGCGGTGCCGCTCAGGCGATGTGGTCGTCCTCCAGCTCCACGGTGTGGCGGTTCTGGAAGCGCAGCACCATGCGCTTGGCCTCGGCGTCCGGGACGGGCGTGCCGAACGTCGCCTCGACGTTGTCGCCGAACTGACGCGGGGACGGATAACCGCCGTTGATCGACTGCTTGAAGACCTGGTAGAACGACTCCTCGTCCGGCTCGGCGACCGGAGTGCCGCCGCCCTCGCCGAGCTCACGCGTGCGGTTCGGGCCCACCGGGATCGGGAACGTGCCGGTCTCCTCCGGGGAGGGCTCCTGGGTCTCAGGCTCCTCCTCGAACTGCTCGCGGTACTCGTCCGCCCGCTGCTGCTCCTCGTACCACCGTGCGTACTGCTCCGAGGGGTCGTAGGTCGGGTCGTAGCCGCCCTGGTAGCGGACTTCGTGCGGGGACTGGAACCAGGGGCTCTGGTCGGACGGCGGGCCGGGCTGCGGCTGGGCCTCTTGCGCGTACTCGGGCTCGGGCGCGGGCCGACCGCCGGGCCCGTCCGCCTGGGGAGTGCTGGCGAGCTCCAACCGCTGCTCGCCGGAAGGTGCCGCCGCTCGCTGCGGATCGGTGGCCGCCCCGGCGGCACGTTGGCCCCCGGCAGCTCCGGCAGCTCCGGTTGCCCCGGTCACCGCGGGGACCTCGGGCTGCCGGGGTGCGGGCGGGAGGAGGGCCGGTTCGATTCCCGCCGCCGCGAGGCCCGCCGGAGCCGTCTCCGCCAGCGGCACGCCGTAGCGCGCCAGCCGCAGCGGCATCAGGCTCTCCACCGGCGCCTTCCTGCGCCACGCCCGGCCGAAACGGGAGCGGAGGCGGGCCCGGTAGACCAGACGCTCCTGCTCCAGCTTGATGACCTGCTCGTACGAACGCAGCTCCCACAGCTTCATCCGGCGCCACAACAGGAACGTGGGGCCCGGCGAGAGCAGCCAGCGGGTGAGGCGGACGCCTTCCATGTGCTTGTCGGCGGTGATGTCGGCTATGCGGCCGATCGCGTGCCGGGCCGCCT encodes:
- the argS gene encoding arginine--tRNA ligase — protein: MAPVTSLSDSVQQHLATALSAALPEAGSADPLLRRSDRADFQANGILALAKKAKANPRELATEVVSEVVTGDLIKDIEVSGPGFLNITLSDRAITEILAARYADGERLGVPLKENAGTTVIDYAQPNVAKEMHVGHLRSAVIGDALRGMLDFTGEKTIGRHHIGDWGTQFGMLIQYLIENPGELAPAADVDGDQAMSNLNRVYKASRVVFDSDEEFKERARKRVVDLQSGDKETLDLWQRFVDESKVYFYSVFEKLDMEIRDEEIVGESAYNDMMAQTARLLEESGVAVRSEGALVVFFDEIRGKDDQPVPLIVQKADGGFGYAASDLSAIRNRVFDLHASTLLYVVDVRQSLHFKMVFETARRAGWLSDDVAAHNMGYGTVLGADGKPFKTREGETVRLEDLLDEAVQRAAEVVREKAQDLTEDEIQERAAQVGIGAVKYADLSTSPNRDYKFDLDQMVSLNGDTSVYLQYAYARIQSILRKAGDTKPVGHPELELASAERALGLHLDAFGDTVFEAAAEYAPHKLAAYLFQLASLYTSFYDKCPVLKADTPAHVENRLFLCALTARTLHQGMALLGIRTPERL
- a CDS encoding DUF2637 domain-containing protein is translated as MAAPVQLTRMHRILIGVVVSGAVIIAGIGFAGSYAAVRELAIQKGFGNFSYVFPIGIDAGICVLLALDLLLTWIRIPFPLLRQTAWLLTAATIAFNGAAAWPDPLGVGMHAVIPILFVVSVEAARHAIGRIADITADKHMEGVRLTRWLLSPGPTFLLWRRMKLWELRSYEQVIKLEQERLVYRARLRSRFGRAWRRKAPVESLMPLRLARYGVPLAETAPAGLAAAGIEPALLPPAPRQPEVPAVTGATGAAGAAGGQRAAGAATDPQRAAAPSGEQRLELASTPQADGPGGRPAPEPEYAQEAQPQPGPPSDQSPWFQSPHEVRYQGGYDPTYDPSEQYARWYEEQQRADEYREQFEEEPETQEPSPEETGTFPIPVGPNRTRELGEGGGTPVAEPDEESFYQVFKQSINGGYPSPRQFGDNVEATFGTPVPDAEAKRMVLRFQNRHTVELEDDHIA
- the lysS gene encoding lysine--tRNA ligase, whose amino-acid sequence is MPIVAQSTETTDWVSRFADEVIEESERRASGKAASPAAAPVVVVASGLSPSGPIHLGNLREVMTPHLVADEIRRRGYQVRHLISWDDYDRYRKVPAGVAGVDESWAEHIGKPLTSVPAPEGSAHPNWAEHFKAAMVESLAELGVEFDGISQTAQYTSGVYREQILHAIKHRGDIDAILDQYRTKKAPAKKQQQKPVDEAELEAAEGSGAAGEDDGSSGSAGYFPYKPYCGNCEKDLTTVTSYDDDTTELTYTCAACGFSETVRLNEFNRGKLVWKVDWPMRWAYEGVVFEPSGVDHSSPGSSFQVGGQIVGIFGGKQPIGPMYAFVGISGMAKMSSSRGGVPTPADALKIMEPQILRWLYARRRPNQSFKIAFDQEIQRLYDEWDKLDLKVGGGTSQAFGSGGGSALPADIAAHSRAVRTATGALPHTPRPMPYRTLASVADITAGHEDQALRILSELDPANPLASLDEVRPRLDKAETWTNTQVPADQRTIVRDEPDHDLLKSLDEASQQSLRLLLDGLADHWSLDGLSHLVYGVPKVQAGFPADATPKELPPEIKTAQRSFFALLYHLLVGRDTGPRLPTLLLAVGQERVRVLLGE
- a CDS encoding DUF4253 domain-containing protein encodes the protein MATLPNPLPKLADDPRGASLGLELPAGRLIDTTDEGPWHEPLLWCADERAVPGGWAALEPARRMTGLLPLVIDVGDGHGGPEEWELAPGDTSYPGDHDPEEVLVDLWNECAAEPDEWPGQETDRSAPTSVPSSEADPDTVAADVADSLLAGEGDLKDPRLALVPARRSADIPAVIGWTGPANHEGDVGRLCAVLRSWEDRFGIRVVALGFDHLLVSVAGPPTNVADAEALAAEHFAFCPDNFWQDGDPTPREYAERRILHQPSWHFWWD